From Triticum urartu cultivar G1812 chromosome 2, Tu2.1, whole genome shotgun sequence, a single genomic window includes:
- the LOC125541733 gene encoding U-box domain-containing protein 26-like: MSVPHLFRCPISLDIFTDPVTLCTGQTYDRQCIERWLADGHRTCPVTMQALGDGDTTVLVPNRTLRHLIERWLSAATDHSLPESADDDPSLAALKRCLQSDATSAAAKIGALKKVLALASESDVGRACMLQLGFLSVLLPLVFHAAPAAPAERHAEAEELALQCALSLMPSNAAAPQLDCLNMLKKEEHLASFVRLLGRGSGRAKAGLCRLLETVATAAATRDLALVVAASPRVWQALLPLLQQHAGPAPDARASEAAVRAIAAVCAAEPARGSAIHHGAVGALFRHLSWWAYVKGGGAVSSALAAVEALAETEAGRRAVAHAPGATRILVRHVFMMSSSNDGSEHAAAALLAVCRESRAARSEAVGAGVVTQLLLLLQSQCGARAKAKARALLKLLKSR, encoded by the coding sequence ATGAGCGTGCCGCACCTGTTCCGGTGTCCGATCAGCTTGGACATCTTCACGGACCCGGTGACGCTGTGCACGGGGCAGACGTACGACCGCCAGTGCATCGAGCGGTGGCTCGCCGACGGCCACCGCACCTGCCCCGTCACAATGCAGGCCCTCGGCGACGGCGACACCACCGTGCTAGTGCCCAACCGCACCCTGCGCCACCTCATCGAGCGCTGGCTCTCCGCCGCCACCGACCACAGCCTCCCGGAGTCGGCGGACGACGATCCGTCGCTCGCGGCGCTCAAGCGGTGCCTCCAGTCCGacgccacctccgccgccgccaagATCGGCGCGCTCAAGAAGGTCTTGGCGCTGGCGTCCGAGTCCGACGTCGGCCGCGCGTGCATGCTGCAGCTGGGGTTCCTGAGCGTGCTACTGCCGCTCGTCTTCCACGCCGCGCCGGCCGCGCCAGCGGAGCGCCACGCGGAGGCGGAGGAGCTCGCGCTGCAGTGCGCGCTCAGCCTCATGCCGTCGAACGCCGCTGCGCCGCAGCTCGACTGCCTCAACATGCTCAAGAAGGAGGAACACCTGGCGTCCTTCGTCCGGCTGCTGGGGCGAGGCAGCGGCCGGGCCAAGGCAGGCCTGTGCCGCCTCCTGGAGACCGTCGCCACGGCCGCGGCGACCCGGGACCTGGCGCTCGTCGTGGCCGCCTCGCCGCGCGTGTGGCAGGCGCTCCTGCCGCTCCTGCAGCAGCACGCCGGCCCGGCCCCCGACGCGCGCGCCTCGGAGGCCGCGGTGCGCGCGATCGCCGCGGTCTGCGCGGCCGAGCCGGCGCGTGGCAGCGCCATCCACCACGGCGCGGTCGGCGCGCTCTTCAGGCACCTGTCGTGGTGGGCGTACGTCAAGGGCGGCGGGGCCGTGTCCAGCGCGCTGGCGGCGGTGGAGGCGCTGGCGGAGACGGAGGCCGGGCGCAGGGCGGTGGCGCACGCGCCCGGCGCAACGCGCATTCTCGTGAGGCACGTGTTCATGATGTCGTCGAGCAACGACGGGAGCGAGCacgcggcggcggcgctgctgGCCGTGTGCAGGGAGTCGCGGGCGGCGCGGAGCGAGGCGGTGGGCGCCGGGGTGGTGAcgcagctgctgctgctgctccagaGCCAGTGCGGCGCCAGGGCTAAGGCCAAGGCGAGGGCGCTGCTGAAGCTGCTCAAATCCAGGTGA